Proteins from a single region of Macrotis lagotis isolate mMagLag1 chromosome 2, bilby.v1.9.chrom.fasta, whole genome shotgun sequence:
- the ZNHIT1 gene encoding zinc finger HIT domain-containing protein 1, with translation MVEKKASVRSQDPGQRRVLDRAARQRRINRQLEALENDNFQDDPHAGLPQLGKRLPQFDDDADTGKKKKKTRGDHFKLRFRKNFQALLEEQNLSVTEGPNYLTACAGPPTRPQRPFCAVCGFPSPYTCVSCGARYCTVRCLGTHQETRCLKWTV, from the exons ATGGTGGAGAAGAAAGCTTCGG TGCGGTCCCAGGACCCCGGGCAGCGGCGGGTGTTGGACCGGGCGGCCCGGCAGCGCCGAATCAACAGACAGCTGGAGGCCCTGGAGAACGACAACTTCCAGGACGACCCCCACGCCGGCCTTCCCCAGCTAGGCAAGAGGCTGCCGCAGTTCGACGACGATGCCGACACCG gaaagaagaagaagaaaactagaGGTGATCATTTTAAACTTCGTTTTCGTAAGAACTTCCAAGCTCTTCTGGAAGAGCAG aaTTTAAGTGTGACAGAAGGCCCTAACTATCTCACAGCCTGTGCAGGGCCCCCTACCCGGCCCCAGCGTCCATTCTGTGCAGTGTGTGGCTTTCCTTCTCCTTATACTTGTGTCAGCTGTGGAGCAAGATACTGTACTGTCCGCTGCCTTGGCACACACCAAGAGACTCG GTGTTTGAAGTGGACAGTGTAA